A window of the Paraburkholderia sp. ZP32-5 genome harbors these coding sequences:
- a CDS encoding YqaE/Pmp3 family membrane protein, translating into MRLLLAIILPWFQFFTIGRPFAGIICLILQVTVIGWIPAAIWSVYALSQYNTDKKIARAMGHQR; encoded by the coding sequence ATGCGTCTACTACTTGCCATCATTCTGCCGTGGTTCCAGTTCTTCACGATCGGCCGTCCGTTCGCGGGCATCATCTGTCTGATTCTGCAGGTCACCGTGATCGGCTGGATCCCGGCCGCGATCTGGTCGGTGTATGCGCTGAGCCAGTACAACACCGATAAGAAGATCGCTCGCGCGATGGGTCACCAGCGCTAG
- a CDS encoding FAD-dependent oxidoreductase translates to MNAQNYDLIVVGAGAAGLAAAAAAAVRAHRVLLVECTDRIGGTTAISGGMVWIPANHKMNEAGIEDSDAAARRYLDETVPGAAHDARMRAFLRHGDAAIRYLEAHTALKLQPVRRYPDYYPDLPGATAGGRVLEPVRFDGRELGRDFALLRDPLPEFMLFGGMMISREDIPKLRRMGKSPAAAWDVFKLVCRYARQRVGAHRGTTLVLGNALAARLFKSARDAGVEIALNTCVAGLIVEDGRVIGIRTQSGEHEQAISARAVVLATGGLSHDAEMRASYVPRQAGQRSATANAHAARGGARLAREAGAALSAPSSGVDDALAFWVPVSSWTRDDGSTAYFPHTVTDRAKPGLIAVGRHGKRFVNEARSYHEFVRAQLRHGNEAIPAWLICDSRFLWKYGLGRVRPFALSTRREIASGYLKQAPTLDVLADAIGVPRDALRATVERFNADARQGRDSEFGRGGDIYQRHLGDGDHAPNPCVAPIEHGPFHAVSVFPADLGMAAGVVTDEHARVLREDGSPIEGLYACGNDMHSVMNGAYPGPGITLGPALVFGVIAAHHALGDAFGDAFGDESGHKLDV, encoded by the coding sequence ATGAATGCTCAGAACTATGACCTCATCGTCGTCGGAGCGGGCGCCGCCGGACTCGCTGCCGCGGCCGCCGCCGCGGTCCGCGCGCATCGCGTGCTGCTGGTCGAATGTACCGACAGGATCGGCGGCACGACCGCGATCTCCGGCGGCATGGTCTGGATTCCCGCGAATCACAAGATGAACGAAGCGGGTATCGAAGACAGCGACGCCGCGGCGCGCCGCTATCTCGACGAGACCGTTCCAGGCGCCGCGCACGATGCGCGCATGCGCGCTTTCCTTCGCCATGGCGATGCCGCGATCCGCTATCTCGAGGCACATACGGCACTGAAACTCCAGCCGGTGCGCCGCTATCCCGACTACTACCCGGATCTGCCCGGCGCGACCGCGGGCGGTCGCGTACTCGAACCGGTGCGCTTCGACGGCCGCGAACTCGGTCGCGATTTCGCGTTGCTGCGCGACCCGTTGCCCGAATTCATGCTGTTCGGCGGCATGATGATCAGCCGCGAGGACATTCCGAAGCTGCGCCGGATGGGCAAGTCGCCGGCGGCGGCGTGGGATGTATTCAAGCTCGTCTGCCGCTACGCGCGACAGCGCGTCGGTGCGCACCGCGGCACCACGCTCGTGCTCGGCAATGCGCTGGCCGCGCGGTTGTTCAAATCGGCGCGCGACGCGGGCGTCGAGATCGCGCTGAACACCTGTGTCGCCGGCTTGATCGTTGAAGACGGCCGCGTCATAGGGATCCGCACGCAGAGCGGCGAGCATGAGCAGGCGATCAGCGCGCGCGCCGTCGTGCTCGCGACGGGAGGCCTGTCGCACGACGCCGAAATGCGCGCGTCCTACGTGCCGCGGCAGGCGGGGCAGCGCTCGGCGACCGCGAATGCGCACGCGGCCCGAGGCGGCGCGCGTCTCGCGCGCGAAGCGGGCGCGGCACTGAGCGCGCCATCGAGCGGCGTCGATGACGCGCTGGCGTTCTGGGTGCCGGTTTCGAGCTGGACGCGCGACGACGGCTCGACCGCTTATTTTCCGCACACGGTGACGGACCGCGCGAAGCCCGGCTTGATCGCGGTCGGGCGGCACGGCAAACGCTTCGTCAACGAGGCGCGGTCGTATCACGAATTCGTGCGCGCGCAACTGCGCCACGGCAATGAAGCGATTCCCGCGTGGCTCATCTGCGATAGCCGTTTCCTGTGGAAATACGGGCTCGGACGCGTGCGTCCGTTCGCGTTGTCGACGCGACGCGAGATCGCGAGCGGCTATCTGAAGCAGGCTCCAACGCTCGATGTCCTTGCCGATGCGATCGGCGTGCCGCGCGACGCGCTGCGCGCAACCGTCGAACGCTTCAATGCCGATGCCCGGCAAGGACGCGATAGCGAATTCGGGCGTGGCGGCGACATCTATCAGCGGCACCTGGGCGACGGCGATCACGCGCCGAATCCGTGCGTCGCGCCGATCGAGCACGGCCCGTTCCACGCGGTCAGCGTATTTCCCGCCGATCTCGGCATGGCCGCGGGCGTCGTCACCGACGAGCACGCGCGCGTGCTGCGCGAGGACGGCAGCCCGATCGAGGGCCTCTACGCCTGCGGAAACGACATGCATTCGGTGATGAACGGCGCGTATCCGGGGCCTGGCATCACGCTCGGTCCGGCTCTCGTGTTCGGCGTGATCGCCGCGCATCACGCACTTGGCGATGCATTCGGCGACGCGTTCGGCGACGAATCCGGCCATAAGCTCGACGTATAG
- the infA gene encoding translation initiation factor IF-1 yields the protein MAKEELIELDGIVDEVLPDSRYRVTLDNGVVVGAYASGRMRKNHIRILAGDRVTLEMSVYDLTKGRINFRHKDERPSGGGAPRPAQQGARRR from the coding sequence ATGGCGAAAGAAGAACTGATTGAACTTGACGGTATCGTCGACGAAGTGCTTCCGGATAGCCGCTACCGCGTGACGCTCGATAACGGCGTCGTGGTCGGCGCTTATGCGTCCGGACGCATGCGCAAGAACCATATCCGTATTCTCGCGGGCGATCGCGTGACGCTCGAAATGTCGGTCTACGACTTGACCAAAGGCCGGATCAATTTCCGCCACAAGGACGAGCGTCCCAGCGGTGGCGGTGCGCCGCGTCCCGCGCAGCAAGGCGCGCGACGCCGCTAA
- a CDS encoding branched-chain amino acid ABC transporter permease: protein MLDMLVSQSANGLVLGFVYVLIAVGLSITFGLLGVINFAHGAFFALGAYVAYQLFQMFGWPAVVFAPVVVGVIGMVVEVLIIRRLYGKDPLSSLIVTFALALLIEALIRAFWGADGKPFNPPDFLSGIVEAGPLLITKYRVAVLVATVGTLAALAAFFAFTPYGRILRAGSRDPEMVELLGINLPRVLTGVFGLGCALAAIAGVLAAPLWTVSPSMSANAIMPAFVVVAIGGLGSFAGAVVAGLAVGVVTSVTIQFQPDAAAASMYALMFLVMLLRPRGLFGEQWERFE, encoded by the coding sequence ATGCTCGATATGCTCGTCTCCCAATCGGCCAACGGGCTGGTGCTGGGCTTCGTTTATGTGCTGATCGCGGTGGGTCTGTCCATCACGTTCGGTCTGCTTGGGGTGATCAACTTCGCGCACGGCGCCTTCTTCGCGCTCGGCGCGTACGTCGCGTATCAGCTGTTCCAGATGTTCGGCTGGCCTGCCGTCGTGTTCGCGCCGGTCGTGGTCGGCGTGATCGGCATGGTGGTCGAAGTGCTGATCATCCGGCGGCTGTACGGCAAGGATCCGCTGTCCAGCCTGATCGTCACGTTCGCGCTGGCGCTGCTGATCGAGGCGCTGATCCGCGCGTTCTGGGGCGCGGACGGCAAGCCGTTCAATCCGCCCGATTTTCTGTCGGGCATCGTCGAGGCCGGGCCGCTGCTGATCACGAAGTATCGCGTGGCGGTGCTGGTCGCGACGGTCGGCACGCTCGCCGCGCTGGCCGCGTTCTTCGCGTTCACGCCGTATGGGCGGATTCTGCGTGCGGGCAGCCGCGATCCCGAGATGGTCGAACTGCTCGGCATCAATCTGCCGCGCGTGCTGACCGGCGTGTTCGGGCTGGGCTGTGCGCTGGCGGCGATCGCGGGCGTACTCGCGGCGCCGTTGTGGACCGTGTCGCCGTCGATGTCCGCGAACGCGATCATGCCGGCTTTCGTCGTGGTCGCTATCGGCGGACTCGGCTCGTTCGCCGGCGCGGTGGTGGCGGGGCTCGCGGTCGGCGTCGTGACCTCGGTGACGATCCAGTTCCAGCCGGACGCGGCCGCCGCGTCGATGTACGCACTGATGTTTCTGGTGATGCTGCTGCGCCCGCGCGGCCTGTTTGGAGAACAATGGGAGCGCTTCGAATGA
- a CDS encoding helix-turn-helix transcriptional regulator — MRNPNVSPVKDLLLKRYAPIADGIAALLYPCAEVVIHDLRSQTVAYLVNNLSRLEVGAPSVLDDVLFAARGQTIGPYEKLNWDGRRMRCVSNILLDDDGKPAGMLCVNFNIAVFEDVRSTLDLFIKGGAMTEAPAEDLFRDDWQDRINTYLHTWLRDRQIGINALTREHKREIVEALHAQGAFRGRSSANYVAAVLTMGRATVYKILKQMKEGG, encoded by the coding sequence ATGCGCAATCCGAACGTGTCTCCTGTCAAAGACCTGCTGCTCAAGCGTTACGCGCCGATCGCCGACGGCATCGCGGCATTGCTGTATCCGTGTGCGGAAGTGGTGATTCACGATCTGCGCAGTCAAACCGTTGCGTATCTGGTCAACAATCTGTCGAGGCTCGAGGTCGGCGCGCCGTCGGTGCTCGACGACGTGCTGTTCGCGGCGCGCGGCCAGACCATCGGCCCGTACGAGAAGCTGAACTGGGACGGCCGCCGCATGCGCTGCGTGAGCAACATCCTGCTCGACGACGACGGCAAGCCGGCCGGCATGCTGTGCGTGAACTTCAATATCGCGGTGTTCGAGGACGTGCGCTCGACGCTCGATCTGTTCATCAAGGGCGGTGCGATGACGGAGGCGCCCGCCGAAGATCTGTTTCGCGACGACTGGCAGGACCGCATCAACACGTATCTGCATACGTGGCTGCGCGATCGGCAGATCGGCATCAATGCGCTCACGCGCGAACACAAACGCGAAATCGTCGAGGCATTGCACGCGCAGGGCGCGTTTCGCGGCCGCAGCTCGGCGAACTACGTGGCCGCGGTGCTGACGATGGGCCGCGCGACCGTCTACAAGATCCTGAAGCAGATGAAAGAGGGCGGCTAG
- a CDS encoding aldehyde dehydrogenase family protein encodes MTESDSVLPNVRLLIDGRWVDGGDRMAVLDKYRLTPAASLHIASRQQVREAVQAAQRAYAAATLTPYERGAVLERAATLLERETPQLVAALQIEGGFTQTDAQGEIRRCLQTFRLSAEEARRLAGEMIPLDGAPQQKGRLGFTLRIPLGIVCAITPFNAPLNTVAHKVAPALAAGNAVVLKPSTHTPTLANIMAACLLEAGLPAGLISVIHGGADVAGWLIDEPEVRFFAFTGSTDVGRSIQQRAGLRRTQMELGSIAFTIVDDDADLDAALPKIVAAGFRKAGQVCTSIQMLLVQRRRIAEVETRLAPLVRELPFGDPRDPATLVGPVISVAAAERIERWIDDALAHGARRLAGGAREGAVVPPTLLADVAPTAQVSCQEVFGPVMSLVPFDTLDEAIARINATPYGLATGLFTNRLDAAFEAARRLHVGGVHINETSSSRVDLMPYGGSKDSGFGREGPHYAVREMSEERLITLST; translated from the coding sequence ATGACCGAATCAGATAGCGTGCTGCCCAACGTGAGATTGCTGATCGACGGCCGATGGGTCGACGGCGGCGACCGCATGGCGGTGCTGGACAAATACCGGCTCACGCCCGCGGCGAGCCTGCACATTGCGTCGCGCCAGCAGGTGCGCGAGGCCGTTCAAGCCGCGCAGCGCGCGTATGCGGCGGCGACGCTGACGCCGTATGAGCGCGGCGCCGTACTGGAGCGCGCGGCTACACTGCTCGAACGTGAAACGCCGCAACTGGTCGCCGCGTTGCAGATCGAGGGCGGCTTCACGCAGACGGACGCGCAAGGCGAAATCAGGCGCTGCCTGCAGACCTTCAGGCTCTCCGCGGAAGAAGCACGCCGCCTCGCGGGCGAGATGATTCCGCTCGACGGCGCGCCGCAGCAGAAAGGCCGGCTCGGCTTTACGCTGCGCATACCGCTTGGCATCGTGTGCGCGATCACGCCGTTCAATGCGCCGTTGAACACCGTCGCGCACAAGGTCGCGCCCGCGCTCGCGGCGGGTAATGCGGTGGTGCTCAAGCCGTCGACGCATACTCCGACGCTCGCCAATATCATGGCGGCGTGCCTGCTCGAAGCGGGCTTACCCGCGGGGCTCATCAGCGTGATTCACGGCGGCGCCGACGTGGCCGGCTGGCTGATCGACGAGCCCGAAGTGCGCTTCTTTGCCTTTACCGGCAGCACCGACGTGGGCCGCTCGATCCAGCAACGCGCGGGTCTGCGCCGCACGCAGATGGAGCTCGGCAGTATCGCCTTCACGATCGTCGACGACGACGCGGATCTCGATGCCGCGCTGCCGAAGATCGTCGCCGCGGGCTTTCGCAAGGCCGGGCAGGTGTGTACGTCGATTCAGATGCTGCTGGTGCAGCGCCGGCGTATCGCGGAAGTGGAGACGCGCCTCGCGCCGCTCGTGCGTGAATTGCCCTTCGGCGACCCGCGCGATCCGGCGACGCTGGTCGGCCCGGTGATCAGCGTCGCGGCGGCCGAGCGCATCGAACGCTGGATTGACGATGCGCTCGCGCACGGCGCGCGCCGGCTCGCGGGCGGCGCGCGCGAAGGCGCGGTGGTGCCGCCGACGCTGCTCGCGGATGTCGCCCCCACTGCGCAGGTAAGCTGCCAGGAAGTGTTCGGCCCGGTGATGTCGCTGGTGCCATTCGATACGCTCGACGAAGCAATCGCCCGCATCAACGCGACGCCCTATGGTCTCGCGACGGGGCTGTTCACCAACCGTCTCGACGCGGCGTTCGAAGCCGCGCGCCGTCTGCACGTGGGCGGGGTGCATATCAACGAGACGTCGAGTTCGCGGGTCGACCTGATGCCGTATGGCGGCAGCAAGGACTCCGGATTCGGCCGCGAAGGCCCGCATTACGCGGTGCGCGAAATGAGCGAAGAACGTCTGATTACGCTGAGTACCTGA
- a CDS encoding thiamine pyrophosphate-binding protein: MPMMKGGQLIAETLVKEKVPYVFGICGHGNVGILDALYDVRDKLQLISPRHEQCAGHMADAYYRVKHRPVATLTSTGPGSANMVMSLATALSDSSAFMAITANVPTSQHNRGPFQELYKHNQADFAQVLRPVVKRAFQPTRVDMLPLALRQAMDTMVTGRPGPVNLDIPYNVFQEEADVELPPASHLERPVRPGASEADIAAVLDLLADARKPVIFIGHGATLAEAGPELAELQQKLRIPVITSPNGMGCVPADDVLTLGFIGRNGAFPANEAGRHADLVLTVGTRFDDRSSSSWQPGYSWNFPKTKLVHVDIDPQELGRNYATDIGIAADAKVFTRQLLNALAARPAIDAKRFAPWAEQVQGWVRQWETFVQPHFGASTSPLRPEFVVGTLQKTLPDDVILALDSGVHHNWFMQFWKPKRPQSMLNSWGYSSMGFGVCGILGAQLAAPDRPCVAVVGDGGFTMTPYVLCTAIEYELPVVWIIWNNFAWSAIRDLQYGLFDGREIGTAFYKGQSGERYNPDFAAWARACGADGMTVTRPQDLGGAVEQALKNRRPCVIDVHVDAEVRPPSTGTWQLPPIPYKEPIYGKPYIA, translated from the coding sequence ATGCCGATGATGAAGGGCGGTCAACTGATCGCCGAGACGCTGGTGAAGGAGAAAGTGCCCTACGTGTTCGGGATTTGCGGACATGGCAATGTCGGCATTCTCGACGCGCTGTACGACGTGCGCGACAAGCTGCAACTCATTTCGCCGCGCCACGAGCAGTGCGCGGGCCATATGGCCGATGCGTACTATCGCGTCAAGCATCGTCCGGTCGCGACGCTCACGTCCACCGGTCCCGGCTCGGCGAACATGGTGATGTCGCTCGCGACCGCGCTGTCCGATTCGTCGGCGTTCATGGCGATCACCGCGAACGTGCCGACTTCGCAGCACAATCGCGGGCCGTTTCAGGAACTGTACAAGCACAATCAGGCGGATTTCGCGCAGGTGCTGCGGCCGGTCGTCAAGCGCGCATTCCAGCCGACGCGTGTCGACATGCTGCCGCTCGCGCTGCGTCAGGCGATGGACACGATGGTCACCGGCCGCCCCGGTCCGGTGAATCTCGACATCCCGTACAACGTGTTCCAGGAAGAGGCGGATGTCGAATTGCCGCCGGCGTCGCATCTGGAGCGACCGGTGCGGCCCGGCGCGAGCGAAGCGGATATCGCCGCCGTGCTCGACCTGCTGGCCGACGCACGCAAGCCGGTGATTTTCATCGGTCATGGCGCGACGCTTGCCGAAGCCGGTCCCGAACTCGCCGAATTGCAGCAGAAGCTGCGGATTCCCGTCATCACGTCGCCGAACGGCATGGGCTGCGTGCCGGCGGACGATGTCCTCACGCTCGGCTTCATCGGCCGCAACGGCGCGTTTCCGGCCAACGAAGCGGGACGTCACGCGGATCTGGTGCTGACCGTCGGCACCCGTTTCGACGATCGCTCGTCGTCGAGCTGGCAGCCGGGCTATTCGTGGAACTTCCCGAAGACGAAGCTCGTGCATGTCGATATCGACCCGCAGGAGCTGGGCCGCAATTACGCGACGGATATCGGCATCGCCGCCGATGCGAAGGTGTTCACGCGGCAACTGCTAAACGCGCTGGCCGCGCGGCCCGCGATCGACGCGAAGCGCTTCGCGCCGTGGGCCGAGCAGGTGCAGGGCTGGGTGCGCCAGTGGGAGACCTTCGTGCAGCCGCATTTCGGCGCGTCGACGAGCCCGCTGCGCCCGGAGTTCGTGGTCGGCACGTTGCAGAAGACGCTGCCCGATGACGTGATCCTGGCGCTCGACTCGGGCGTGCATCACAACTGGTTCATGCAGTTCTGGAAGCCGAAGCGTCCGCAAAGCATGCTGAACAGCTGGGGCTATTCGTCGATGGGCTTCGGCGTGTGCGGCATTCTCGGCGCGCAACTGGCCGCGCCCGATCGGCCCTGCGTCGCGGTGGTCGGCGACGGCGGCTTCACGATGACGCCTTACGTGTTGTGCACGGCGATCGAATACGAGCTGCCGGTCGTGTGGATCATCTGGAACAACTTCGCGTGGAGCGCGATCCGCGATCTGCAATACGGTCTGTTCGACGGCCGCGAGATCGGCACCGCGTTCTACAAGGGACAATCCGGCGAGCGCTACAACCCGGACTTCGCGGCATGGGCGCGCGCCTGCGGTGCGGACGGCATGACGGTCACGCGGCCGCAGGATCTGGGCGGCGCGGTCGAGCAGGCGTTGAAGAACCGGCGGCCGTGCGTGATCGACGTGCACGTCGACGCCGAAGTCAGGCCGCCGTCGACCGGCACCTGGCAATTGCCGCCGATTCCCTATAAGGAGCCGATCTACGGCAAGCCTTATATCGCGTGA
- a CDS encoding CmpA/NrtA family ABC transporter substrate-binding protein: protein MNPATSVAAPHSTEAPEKTHLRLGFVALSDAAPLVAAKLLEFGHAHGLTLELCRQPSWAAVRDKLLCGDLDAAHTLYGLVYGVQLGLGSPRTDMAVLMVLNRNGQAITLSNRLADALAEAGAAKGTGNNTLREALATLGRKPVFAHTYPTGTHALWLYYWLAAHGIDPLRDVESVAIAPPQMVAALAEDRLDGLCVGEPWNALAEAQGVGRTVAYTSEVWPDHPDKVLACRRDFVDTHPRATRALVQTVLEACRWLDGAGHRDEIAHWLARPEYIGIDEKQIAARLGDHVDATSVGRLPMRFFDGGAVNYPHPFEGAWFLTQFERWGMIDARDDYDDIAASINQTQLYREAAARVNVAVPREDIERKLIDGEVWGSNAQSVAYARRFPIGG, encoded by the coding sequence ATGAATCCAGCTACTTCCGTTGCCGCGCCTCACTCGACCGAAGCGCCTGAAAAGACCCATTTGCGGCTCGGCTTCGTCGCGCTGTCCGATGCCGCGCCGCTCGTCGCCGCGAAGCTGCTCGAGTTCGGCCACGCGCACGGGCTCACGCTCGAACTGTGCCGTCAGCCGTCCTGGGCCGCTGTACGCGACAAGCTGCTGTGCGGCGATCTCGACGCCGCGCACACGCTATACGGCCTCGTTTATGGCGTGCAGCTCGGGCTCGGTAGCCCGCGCACCGATATGGCGGTGCTGATGGTGCTCAACCGCAACGGCCAGGCGATCACGCTGTCGAACCGTCTCGCCGACGCGCTCGCCGAAGCCGGCGCGGCGAAAGGCACCGGCAACAACACGTTGCGTGAAGCGCTCGCCACCCTCGGCCGCAAGCCGGTGTTTGCACACACCTACCCGACCGGCACCCACGCGTTGTGGCTGTACTACTGGCTCGCCGCGCACGGCATCGATCCATTGCGCGATGTCGAGAGCGTCGCGATTGCGCCGCCGCAGATGGTCGCCGCGCTCGCCGAGGACCGGCTCGACGGCCTGTGCGTCGGCGAACCGTGGAACGCGCTGGCCGAAGCACAAGGCGTCGGCAGAACGGTCGCTTATACGAGCGAGGTATGGCCCGATCATCCGGACAAGGTACTCGCGTGTAGACGGGATTTCGTCGACACACATCCGCGCGCGACCCGCGCGCTCGTGCAGACCGTGCTCGAAGCATGCCGCTGGCTCGACGGCGCCGGACATCGCGACGAGATCGCACACTGGCTCGCGCGGCCGGAATACATCGGTATCGACGAGAAGCAGATTGCAGCGCGGCTTGGCGATCACGTCGACGCGACGAGCGTGGGCCGTCTGCCGATGCGCTTCTTCGACGGCGGCGCGGTCAACTATCCGCATCCATTCGAAGGCGCATGGTTTCTCACGCAATTCGAGCGCTGGGGCATGATCGATGCGCGTGACGACTACGACGACATTGCCGCGAGCATCAACCAGACGCAGCTCTATCGCGAGGCCGCCGCGCGCGTGAACGTGGCAGTGCCTCGTGAAGATATCGAACGGAAGTTGATCGACGGCGAAGTGTGGGGCAGCAACGCGCAATCCGTTGCCTATGCGCGGCGTTTTCCTATCGGCGGATAG
- a CDS encoding ANTAR domain-containing response regulator, which produces MLRVLLVTDTDKPIGDLRDALAKLGCDMLAGTATPQALHRAVRDERPDVIIIDTESPSRDTLEQLAVMHASSPRPVLMFSHDANQQLIRDAINAGVTAYLVEGLASERLAPILEVALARFAQESQLRERLAQAENELAERKLIDRAKRLLMDQQKLTEPAAYASLRKRAMNQGVKLAEVARAIVASAGSLK; this is translated from the coding sequence ATGCTGCGTGTTCTCCTTGTCACCGACACCGATAAACCCATCGGCGATCTCCGCGACGCGCTCGCCAAGCTAGGCTGCGACATGCTCGCCGGCACGGCGACGCCGCAGGCGCTGCATCGCGCGGTGCGCGACGAGCGGCCCGACGTGATCATCATCGATACCGAATCGCCGTCACGCGACACGCTCGAACAGCTCGCGGTGATGCATGCAAGCTCGCCGCGTCCCGTGCTGATGTTCAGTCACGATGCGAACCAGCAGTTGATCCGCGACGCGATCAACGCGGGCGTCACCGCCTATCTCGTCGAAGGCCTCGCAAGCGAACGGCTCGCGCCGATTCTCGAAGTCGCGCTCGCGCGCTTCGCACAGGAGTCGCAATTGCGCGAGCGGCTCGCCCAGGCCGAGAACGAACTCGCCGAGCGCAAGCTGATCGATCGCGCGAAACGTCTGCTGATGGATCAGCAGAAACTCACCGAACCCGCCGCCTACGCGAGCCTGCGCAAACGCGCGATGAACCAGGGCGTGAAACTCGCCGAGGTTGCGCGCGCAATCGTCGCATCGGCCGGCTCGCTTAAATGA
- a CDS encoding DUF1653 domain-containing protein → MRYRHYKGGIYELVCEATLEPDPSVTMVVYKAANGTIWTRPKTVFFELVEHDGVKVPRFAPIAD, encoded by the coding sequence GTGCGTTACCGGCACTACAAAGGCGGCATTTACGAACTGGTTTGCGAGGCCACGCTCGAACCCGATCCGTCAGTCACGATGGTCGTCTACAAGGCGGCCAATGGCACGATCTGGACCCGACCAAAGACGGTGTTTTTCGAGCTGGTCGAGCACGATGGCGTCAAGGTACCGCGCTTCGCACCGATCGCCGATTAA
- a CDS encoding ABC transporter substrate-binding protein produces MNFRNPHGRVGYRSLIAFVTGLSFSAAAFAQGNEPVRIGLIYSKQGPGASIGQFLERGSEIALQEAGGKVLGRPVEITWLDEPNPQVSQQNMQKLVDENKVVAVVGGNYSSSALAMMSVANRAKIPLILPGAAASEITGKDCSRYTFRTQATVPVQIAGVMPYLSQIGKKVYFLTPSYAFGQDILRSARSRLKENGMSEVGVDEVPVNTADYSSYILKIRQAKPDVVLGGLVGGDFSNFLKQWNEMGMKDKIPYVAVAVTDTDFWDVGPQASAGIYVKPWYYNNPKNTAAEKKFTADFEKKYGQPPSDKGWSGWIAMRSLLESINAAKSTDSKAIVTALENWKNTDGPLPFYFRSWDHQLVRPSVVVKVKSKITDKYDYFDVVKDTSSTAAETEKAFGDKQEIGCNMPSL; encoded by the coding sequence ATGAATTTTCGCAATCCGCATGGGCGGGTAGGGTATCGCTCGCTCATCGCTTTCGTAACGGGTCTGAGTTTCAGCGCGGCGGCGTTCGCGCAAGGCAACGAACCGGTGCGAATCGGCCTTATTTATTCGAAGCAGGGACCGGGCGCATCGATCGGTCAATTCCTCGAACGCGGCAGTGAAATCGCGTTGCAGGAAGCGGGCGGCAAGGTGCTCGGACGGCCGGTCGAAATCACCTGGCTCGACGAACCGAATCCGCAGGTCTCGCAGCAGAACATGCAGAAGCTCGTCGATGAAAACAAGGTGGTCGCGGTGGTCGGCGGCAACTACAGCTCGTCCGCGCTCGCGATGATGAGCGTCGCCAATCGCGCGAAGATTCCGCTGATTCTGCCGGGCGCGGCGGCAAGCGAAATCACCGGCAAGGACTGCAGCCGCTACACATTCCGCACCCAGGCGACGGTGCCGGTGCAGATTGCCGGCGTGATGCCGTACCTGTCGCAGATCGGCAAGAAGGTCTATTTCCTCACGCCTTCGTATGCGTTCGGTCAGGACATCCTGCGCTCCGCGCGCAGCCGTCTGAAAGAGAACGGCATGAGCGAGGTCGGCGTCGACGAAGTGCCGGTGAACACCGCGGATTACAGCTCGTACATCCTGAAGATCCGTCAGGCGAAGCCGGATGTCGTGCTGGGCGGACTCGTCGGTGGCGACTTCTCGAACTTCCTGAAGCAATGGAACGAGATGGGCATGAAGGACAAGATCCCCTACGTGGCCGTGGCGGTGACCGACACGGACTTCTGGGACGTCGGTCCGCAGGCGTCAGCGGGCATCTACGTGAAGCCCTGGTACTACAACAATCCGAAGAACACCGCGGCCGAAAAGAAGTTCACCGCCGACTTCGAGAAGAAGTATGGCCAGCCTCCGTCGGATAAGGGATGGTCCGGCTGGATCGCGATGCGCTCGCTGCTCGAATCGATCAATGCAGCGAAGTCCACCGACTCGAAGGCGATCGTCACGGCACTGGAAAACTGGAAAAACACCGACGGTCCGCTGCCGTTCTATTTCCGCTCGTGGGATCACCAGCTGGTGCGTCCGTCCGTGGTCGTCAAGGTGAAGTCGAAGATCACCGACAAATACGACTACTTCGACGTCGTCAAGGACACGTCGAGCACGGCCGCCGAGACCGAAAAGGCCTTCGGCGACAAGCAGGAAATCGGCTGCAACATGCCGTCGCTGTAA